One genomic window of Paraburkholderia acidiphila includes the following:
- the rpmA gene encoding 50S ribosomal protein L27, giving the protein MAHKKAGGSSRNGRDSESKRLGVKVFGGQAILAGGIIVRQRGTRMHPGLNVGIGKDHTLYALVDGHVSFSIKGAANKQQVNVVPAAA; this is encoded by the coding sequence ATGGCACACAAAAAGGCAGGCGGGTCGTCACGTAACGGCCGCGACTCAGAGTCGAAACGACTTGGCGTGAAGGTGTTCGGCGGCCAGGCTATCCTCGCAGGCGGCATCATCGTTCGCCAGCGCGGTACGCGTATGCACCCGGGCCTGAACGTCGGCATTGGCAAGGACCACACGCTCTACGCGCTGGTCGACGGCCACGTCTCGTTCTCGATCAAGGGCGCAGCCAACAAGCAACAGGTCAACGTCGTCCCGGCAGCGGCCTAA
- the rplU gene encoding 50S ribosomal protein L21, translating to MYAVIKTGGKQYKVAVGEKLKVEQIPADIDAEITLDQVLAVGEGESIKFGTPLVSGASVKATVVSQGRHAKVTIFKMRRRKHYQKHGGHRQNYTELRIDAINA from the coding sequence ATGTACGCGGTCATAAAAACCGGCGGCAAGCAGTACAAGGTTGCCGTTGGCGAAAAACTTAAAGTAGAACAGATACCGGCTGACATTGACGCAGAAATCACGCTCGACCAGGTTCTCGCAGTGGGCGAAGGCGAATCGATTAAGTTCGGTACGCCGCTGGTCAGTGGGGCTTCCGTCAAGGCCACCGTTGTGTCGCAAGGCCGACACGCCAAAGTGACCATCTTCAAGATGCGTCGCCGGAAGCACTACCAGAAGCATGGCGGCCACCGCCAGAACTACACCGAACTGCGCATCGACGCGATCAACGCGTAA
- a CDS encoding polyprenyl synthetase family protein, with translation MSSTATTSPSAATLLAPIASDMEQVNRVIRQSLASEVMLINQISEYIIGAGGKRLRPALLLMVAGALGDVGTQRHVLAAVVEFIHTATLLHDDVVDESDLRRGRQTANALFGNAASVLVGDYLYSRSFEMMVGVGKMRVMEILSAATTIISEGEVLQLLNMHDADVDTDRYMQVIRYKTAKLFEAAAQLGAVLSGADARTEEAAAEYGRRIGTAFQIMDDWLDYTGTPESMGKNAGDDLREGKPTLPLIWLIEHGTAAEAALAREAIEQGGTTRFDEIFAAITRSGALEHTLQCARAEAQAAAAAISAFPPSIYKDSLLELCSYSTTRQS, from the coding sequence ATGTCGTCCACCGCCACCACATCCCCCAGCGCAGCCACCCTGCTTGCCCCCATCGCCAGTGACATGGAGCAGGTGAATCGTGTCATCCGGCAGAGCCTGGCGTCCGAGGTGATGCTGATCAACCAGATCTCCGAGTACATCATCGGCGCGGGCGGCAAGCGGCTGCGTCCGGCGCTCCTGCTGATGGTGGCCGGCGCGCTCGGCGACGTCGGCACGCAGCGCCACGTACTCGCGGCGGTCGTCGAGTTCATTCACACGGCTACGCTCCTGCACGACGACGTCGTCGACGAATCGGACCTGCGGCGCGGCCGCCAGACGGCCAATGCCCTCTTCGGCAACGCCGCCAGCGTGCTGGTGGGCGATTACCTGTATTCGCGCTCGTTCGAGATGATGGTGGGCGTCGGCAAGATGCGCGTGATGGAAATTCTCTCGGCAGCCACGACGATCATCTCCGAAGGTGAAGTCCTGCAGCTGCTGAACATGCACGACGCCGACGTGGACACCGACCGCTACATGCAGGTGATCCGCTACAAGACCGCGAAGCTTTTCGAAGCCGCGGCGCAGCTTGGCGCGGTGCTTTCGGGGGCGGATGCGCGCACCGAGGAAGCCGCGGCCGAATACGGGCGGCGCATCGGCACGGCATTCCAGATCATGGACGACTGGCTCGACTACACGGGCACGCCCGAATCGATGGGCAAGAACGCTGGCGACGACCTGCGCGAAGGCAAGCCCACCTTGCCGCTCATCTGGCTGATCGAGCACGGCACGGCGGCGGAAGCGGCGCTCGCACGCGAAGCGATCGAGCAAGGCGGCACGACGCGCTTCGACGAAATCTTTGCGGCCATTACCCGCTCGGGCGCGCTCGAGCACACGCTGCAATGCGCGCGCGCCGAGGCGCAGGCCGCCGCCGCTGCGATTTCAGCGTTCCCCCCTTCCATTTACAAAGATAGCCTGCTAGAATTATGTTCTTACTCGACGACGCGCCAGTCTTGA
- a CDS encoding HlyC/CorC family transporter, with product MDHLPLWAQICAVFVLLICSSFFSISETAMMALNRHRLKYLANHGTLGAKTTQKLLARTDLLLSVILIGNNLFNTIIPVLTTSIALHTFGHDNLVLSVATGIVAFLIIVFAEITPKIVGATFPEKIALPASLLIAPLMRVTKPLIWFVNMFANGILRVLHINTHKAHDQRLSTEELRTIVLESGSFMPTKHRSILLNLFDLENITVDDVMIPRRRIEALDYDAPLEDILHQLETCYHNKLIVYQGDIDRVLGVLHVRKTLAALHNQEFERETLRELLAEPYFVPTGTPGFQQLQYFQESRHRIALVVNEYGEMEGLVTPEDIIEELIGEFTTSMPRSGTGRGGWNDEGECIVPGSMPLRELNRWLHIKLPTDGPKTLNGLILEVLEEIPEGDVCLQIGDVKLEVLRSDDQAVRTVKLFKPGAKARQGTLQKAKKLLPGR from the coding sequence GTGGACCACCTTCCCTTATGGGCGCAGATTTGCGCCGTCTTCGTCCTGCTCATCTGCTCCAGCTTTTTCTCCATCTCCGAAACGGCGATGATGGCGCTCAATCGCCATCGGCTCAAATATCTCGCCAATCACGGCACGCTCGGCGCGAAGACTACGCAGAAGCTGCTCGCGCGCACCGACCTGCTGCTTTCGGTGATCCTGATCGGCAACAATCTGTTCAACACCATCATCCCGGTGCTGACGACCTCGATCGCACTGCACACGTTCGGCCACGACAATCTCGTGCTCTCGGTCGCAACGGGCATCGTCGCGTTCCTCATCATCGTGTTCGCGGAAATCACGCCGAAGATTGTCGGCGCAACGTTCCCCGAGAAAATCGCGCTGCCCGCAAGCCTGTTGATCGCCCCGCTCATGCGTGTGACGAAGCCGCTTATCTGGTTCGTCAACATGTTCGCAAACGGCATTCTGCGCGTCCTGCACATCAATACGCACAAGGCGCATGACCAGCGGCTCTCCACCGAGGAATTGCGTACCATCGTGCTCGAGTCGGGCAGCTTCATGCCGACCAAGCACCGCAGCATCCTGCTGAACCTGTTCGATCTGGAGAACATCACCGTCGACGACGTGATGATTCCGCGCCGGCGCATCGAGGCGCTCGACTACGACGCCCCGCTCGAAGACATCCTGCATCAGCTCGAGACCTGCTATCACAACAAGCTGATCGTCTATCAAGGCGACATCGACCGCGTGCTCGGCGTGCTGCACGTGCGCAAGACGCTGGCCGCGCTGCACAACCAGGAGTTCGAGCGCGAGACGTTGCGCGAACTGCTCGCCGAGCCGTATTTCGTCCCTACGGGTACGCCCGGGTTCCAGCAACTTCAGTACTTCCAGGAAAGCCGTCATCGCATCGCGCTCGTCGTGAACGAGTACGGCGAGATGGAAGGGCTCGTGACGCCCGAGGACATCATCGAGGAGCTGATCGGCGAGTTCACCACGTCGATGCCGCGCAGCGGCACCGGGCGCGGCGGCTGGAACGACGAAGGCGAATGCATCGTGCCGGGCAGCATGCCTTTGCGCGAGCTCAATCGCTGGCTTCATATCAAGCTGCCCACGGACGGTCCCAAGACGCTCAATGGCCTGATCCTCGAAGTGCTCGAAGAGATTCCCGAGGGCGACGTGTGCCTGCAGATCGGCGACGTGAAGCTCGAAGTGCTGCGCAGCGACGATCAGGCGGTGCGCACGGTCAAACTCTTCAAGCCAGGCGCCAAGGCACGTCAGGGCACCCTGCAAAAGGCGAAGAAGCTGCTGCCGGGACGTTAG
- a CDS encoding GspE/PulE family protein, producing MGGGATARTPPSVSAPQLDDAPAVRLLADTLRQAAQRNASDLHIEPMEHGWRVRLRIDGVLHELARPAAHLRDAFVTRIKVLARMDIAERRIPQDGRLRLAASTTSQAAEDYRVNSLPTLHGEKLVLRRLEALPADLSLAELGLDEAQQRTVADAIGAPHGLVLVTGPTGSGKTLSLYCFLQRLNGMARNLCSVEDPAEIQLAGINQVNVREKAGLTFAVALRALLRQDPDIIMIGEIRDEETASVAVKAAQTGHLVLSTVHTNDASAACARLIDIGVAPYNLAGSLRLVTAQRLVRRLCPQCRVRGDVPQAVLIAAGLGAQESDITQPYVARGCDACHGIGYRGRVGIHEVLPISEAIRDLIVAGRGAHEIAREARRNGVATLREAALARVSDGTTSLAEALAATEAS from the coding sequence ATGGGCGGCGGTGCAACGGCACGCACACCGCCCTCTGTTTCTGCACCGCAGCTCGACGACGCCCCAGCCGTGCGCCTGCTCGCCGACACGCTGCGCCAGGCCGCGCAGCGCAATGCCTCGGATCTGCACATCGAGCCAATGGAACACGGCTGGCGCGTGCGTCTGCGCATCGACGGCGTGCTGCATGAATTGGCGAGGCCGGCCGCGCATCTGCGCGATGCGTTCGTCACGCGCATCAAGGTGCTCGCACGCATGGACATTGCCGAGCGGCGCATTCCGCAGGACGGCAGGCTGCGGCTCGCAGCTTCCACGACGTCGCAAGCCGCCGAGGACTATCGCGTGAATTCGTTGCCCACGCTTCACGGCGAAAAGCTCGTGTTGCGCAGGCTCGAAGCGCTTCCCGCGGACCTCTCTCTTGCCGAACTCGGGCTCGACGAAGCGCAACAGCGCACGGTTGCCGACGCGATCGGCGCACCGCATGGTCTCGTGCTCGTCACGGGCCCAACGGGCAGCGGCAAGACGCTCTCGCTCTACTGCTTTCTGCAGCGGCTCAACGGCATGGCGCGCAATCTCTGCTCCGTGGAAGACCCCGCCGAAATTCAACTCGCGGGCATCAATCAGGTCAACGTGCGCGAAAAGGCCGGGCTCACTTTTGCGGTGGCACTGCGCGCGCTGCTGCGCCAGGACCCCGACATCATCATGATCGGCGAAATTCGCGATGAAGAAACCGCCAGCGTCGCCGTGAAGGCCGCGCAGACCGGCCATCTCGTGCTCTCGACCGTGCACACGAACGACGCAAGCGCGGCCTGTGCACGGCTCATCGATATCGGCGTCGCGCCGTACAACCTGGCGGGCTCGCTGAGGCTCGTCACGGCGCAACGTCTCGTGCGGCGGCTGTGTCCGCAATGCCGCGTGCGCGGCGACGTTCCTCAGGCGGTGCTCATCGCGGCGGGACTGGGCGCGCAAGAGAGTGACATCACGCAGCCTTATGTTGCGCGCGGCTGCGATGCTTGCCACGGCATTGGCTATCGCGGCCGCGTAGGCATACACGAAGTCTTGCCGATATCAGAGGCCATACGCGACCTGATCGTCGCCGGGCGCGGCGCACACGAAATCGCTCGCGAAGCACGCAGAAACGGTGTGGCGACCTTGCGCGAGGCGGCGCTCGCCCGCGTGAGCGACGGTACCACGAGCCTTGCCGAAGCGCTCGCCGCGACAGAAGCGTCATGA
- a CDS encoding type II secretion system F family protein has product MGTTRTHRGPSEWRFAWRGLDASGAAKRGTVIAFDAAAVRAALKRERITVLAIERKSSAGAPKASHADVTRFTRQLASLLRAGLPLANALDLLALSPGPHGMPRIAAALARDIAGGLRFADSLAQHPARFNALYCQLVAVGEASGALAAVLARLADDRERAAAQRAKVRAALTYPVAVLLLAFVITAALLVWVVPTFKQIFDGFGAALPAPTQFVLMLSAGAARWSVPAAVTAATGALALQACLRRSETARIAFGRTLLKLPLCGPLLTTLCAARWSRALGTLLAAGTPLADAFDSLAHASGNAFFDRASAGISERLRHGERLAAAMRAAACFPADVVQPVAVAEESGALDAMLLDVASLADRQVDEKIALVSSLCEPLVIVVLGALVGGLVVAMYLPIIQLGNVV; this is encoded by the coding sequence ATGGGCACCACGCGCACCCATCGCGGCCCATCCGAGTGGCGCTTCGCGTGGCGCGGTCTCGATGCATCGGGCGCAGCGAAACGGGGCACGGTGATCGCGTTCGACGCCGCCGCTGTGCGCGCCGCGCTCAAGCGCGAACGCATTACCGTGCTCGCCATCGAGCGCAAGTCGAGCGCTGGCGCGCCCAAGGCGAGCCACGCAGACGTCACGCGCTTTACGCGCCAACTCGCGAGCCTCCTGCGCGCCGGCCTGCCGCTTGCGAATGCGCTCGACCTGCTCGCGCTCTCGCCGGGGCCGCACGGTATGCCGCGCATCGCCGCTGCGCTTGCGCGCGACATCGCCGGCGGGCTGCGCTTCGCAGACTCGCTCGCTCAGCATCCGGCGCGCTTCAACGCCCTCTATTGCCAGCTCGTTGCCGTTGGCGAAGCCTCGGGCGCGCTCGCGGCCGTTCTCGCCCGTCTCGCCGACGATCGCGAGCGCGCCGCCGCGCAGCGCGCCAAAGTGCGCGCGGCGCTCACCTACCCCGTCGCTGTGCTGCTGCTCGCATTCGTCATTACCGCGGCGTTGCTGGTCTGGGTCGTGCCCACGTTCAAGCAGATCTTCGACGGCTTCGGCGCCGCACTGCCCGCGCCCACGCAGTTCGTGCTGATGCTCTCCGCGGGCGCCGCACGTTGGAGCGTGCCGGCCGCTGTCACGGCGGCGACCGGCGCGCTCGCCCTGCAAGCATGCTTGCGCCGCTCGGAAACCGCGCGCATCGCGTTCGGACGCACGCTGCTGAAGCTCCCGCTCTGCGGCCCGCTGCTCACCACGCTGTGCGCCGCTCGCTGGAGTCGAGCCCTCGGCACGCTGCTCGCCGCCGGCACGCCGCTCGCCGACGCCTTCGATTCGCTCGCACACGCGAGCGGCAACGCCTTCTTCGATCGCGCGAGCGCGGGCATCAGCGAGCGCTTGCGGCACGGCGAACGGCTCGCCGCCGCCATGCGCGCGGCGGCGTGCTTTCCGGCCGACGTGGTTCAGCCCGTTGCGGTCGCGGAAGAATCGGGCGCGCTCGACGCCATGCTGCTCGATGTGGCCTCGCTCGCCGACCGGCAGGTCGATGAAAAGATCGCGCTCGTGTCGAGCCTGTGCGAGCCGCTCGTGATCGTCGTGCTGGGCGCGCTGGTCGGTGGCCTCGTCGTGGCGATGTATCTTCCCATCATTCAACTGGGCAACGTGGTGTAG
- a CDS encoding prepilin peptidase, with product MPVHSAPDTATPLAAALASLPFGVLMGFAIALGLVIGSFLNVVVHRLPIMLERAWRADVAEATGTPGPLFEEALPARYNLWLPRSACPHCGHVLRAWENIPLVSWVALRGRCSHCHARVSVRYPLIEIASAACAAGVLLAFGPTGNALAAFALCATLIAASAIDLEHQMLHDEITQPLLWAGLLVNFAGTFVTLREAVIGAVAGYLALWCVYWVFKLLRGIEGMGHGDFKLLAALGAWLGWSALPQIVVIAAVAGALVGIIATLTGRMRYEEPLPFGPYLAAGALVTLFAGTPLYGVFAWGN from the coding sequence ATGCCCGTCCATTCCGCACCCGACACCGCAACGCCGCTCGCCGCCGCGCTCGCCAGCCTGCCGTTCGGCGTGCTGATGGGCTTCGCCATTGCGCTCGGGCTCGTCATCGGCAGCTTTCTCAACGTGGTCGTGCACCGGCTGCCGATCATGCTGGAGCGCGCGTGGCGCGCCGACGTGGCGGAAGCCACCGGCACACCCGGCCCGCTCTTCGAAGAAGCGCTGCCCGCGCGCTACAACCTCTGGCTCCCGCGCAGCGCGTGCCCGCACTGCGGCCACGTCTTGCGTGCCTGGGAAAACATTCCGCTAGTCAGTTGGGTCGCGCTGCGCGGGCGCTGCTCGCACTGTCACGCGCGCGTGAGCGTGCGCTATCCGCTTATCGAAATCGCGAGCGCGGCTTGCGCCGCTGGCGTATTGCTCGCCTTCGGGCCCACGGGCAATGCGCTCGCCGCCTTTGCGCTGTGCGCCACGCTCATCGCGGCGAGCGCCATCGACCTCGAACACCAGATGCTGCACGACGAGATCACGCAGCCGCTGCTATGGGCCGGACTGCTGGTCAACTTTGCAGGCACCTTCGTCACACTGCGCGAAGCCGTGATTGGCGCAGTCGCGGGTTATCTGGCGCTCTGGTGCGTCTATTGGGTCTTTAAACTGTTGCGTGGCATAGAAGGCATGGGCCACGGCGACTTCAAATTGCTCGCCGCGCTCGGCGCATGGCTCGGCTGGAGCGCATTGCCGCAAATCGTCGTGATCGCGGCTGTGGCCGGCGCGCTCGTTGGCATCATCGCTACGTTGACGGGACGCATGCGCTATGAGGAGCCGCTGCCGTTCGGCCCTTATCTGGCCGCAGGCGCGCTCGTCACATTGTTTGCGGGCACACCGCTTTATGGCGTATTTGCGTGGGGGAACTGA
- the coaE gene encoding dephospho-CoA kinase (Dephospho-CoA kinase (CoaE) performs the final step in coenzyme A biosynthesis.) → MFAVGLTGGIGSGKSTVADCFAARGVTIVDTDLIAHRITAPHGVAMAQIAAEFGPEFVAPDGSMDRARMRTLVFGDEAARKRLEAITHPLIRSETERETREASGPYVIVVVPLLVESGTWKTRVDRVLTVDCSVETQIARVMRRNGFTREQVLAIIARQATREARLAAADNVVVNDNEATLETLAHDVDALHQTYLKLAAAKASQA, encoded by the coding sequence ATGTTCGCGGTCGGATTGACGGGTGGCATCGGCAGCGGCAAGTCCACCGTTGCGGATTGCTTTGCCGCGCGCGGCGTGACGATCGTCGACACCGATCTCATCGCGCATCGGATTACCGCGCCGCATGGCGTCGCGATGGCGCAAATCGCCGCGGAGTTCGGCCCTGAATTCGTCGCGCCGGACGGCTCGATGGACCGCGCGCGCATGCGTACGCTCGTGTTCGGCGACGAAGCCGCGCGCAAGCGGCTCGAGGCCATCACGCACCCGCTGATCCGCTCCGAGACCGAACGCGAGACGCGAGAGGCCAGCGGGCCTTACGTCATCGTGGTCGTGCCCTTGCTCGTAGAGTCGGGCACATGGAAGACACGTGTCGATCGCGTGCTTACCGTCGATTGCAGCGTGGAAACCCAGATTGCCCGTGTCATGCGCCGCAACGGCTTCACACGTGAGCAGGTGCTCGCGATCATTGCGCGGCAGGCCACGCGCGAGGCGCGCCTCGCGGCCGCCGACAACGTGGTGGTGAACGACAACGAGGCAACGCTCGAAACGCTCGCCCATGACGTCGACGCATTGCATCAGACGTATCTCAAGCTCGCTGCCGCAAAAGCCAGTCAAGCTTAA
- the zapD gene encoding cell division protein ZapD yields MILYEYPFNERIRTLLRLEDLFERFTFFLTQEDPREHHVALTTLFEIAEVAGRADLKSDLMKELERQRQTLAPFRGNPGIEQNALETVLGEIEQTLAGLTQMQGKTGQHLMDNEWLTSIRSRAIIPGGTCKFDLPSYYAWQQLHPDQRRQDIAKWVTPLLPLRDAAAIVLRLARESGQASKVMAMQGSYQQMLSGRAYQLMQVRVAPELRMIPEASANKYMLWVRFTVQDGDLRPRAVDQDVPFQLTLCSL; encoded by the coding sequence TTGATTCTTTACGAGTATCCCTTCAACGAGCGAATCCGAACGCTGCTGCGCCTCGAAGACCTGTTCGAGCGCTTCACGTTTTTCCTGACCCAGGAGGATCCGAGGGAACATCACGTCGCGCTCACGACGCTCTTCGAAATCGCCGAAGTCGCAGGCCGCGCCGACCTGAAGTCGGACCTCATGAAGGAACTCGAGCGGCAGCGCCAAACGCTCGCGCCGTTCCGCGGCAATCCCGGCATCGAGCAGAATGCGCTCGAAACCGTGCTGGGCGAAATCGAGCAAACGCTGGCCGGCCTCACGCAGATGCAAGGTAAAACCGGCCAGCATCTGATGGACAACGAGTGGCTCACGAGCATCCGCAGCCGCGCGATCATTCCCGGCGGCACCTGCAAGTTCGATCTGCCGTCGTACTACGCGTGGCAGCAGTTGCATCCCGATCAACGCCGTCAGGACATCGCGAAGTGGGTTACGCCGCTGCTGCCGCTGCGCGACGCCGCCGCCATCGTGCTGCGCCTCGCGCGCGAGTCGGGCCAGGCGTCGAAGGTAATGGCCATGCAGGGCAGCTATCAGCAAATGCTGTCGGGCCGCGCGTATCAACTCATGCAAGTCCGCGTGGCACCGGAATTGCGCATGATTCCCGAAGCGAGCGCCAACAAGTACATGCTGTGGGTGCGCTTCACCGTGCAGGATGGCGATCTGCGTCCGCGAGCCGTCGATCAGGACGTGCCGTTCCAGCTCACGCTCTGCAGCCTGTGA
- a CDS encoding DNA gyrase inhibitor YacG: protein MTTVVKCPTCGKEVRWVPENRFRPFCSERCKQMDLGAWAAEKYRIGGADDETPPEDAPPTDTRQ from the coding sequence ATGACCACTGTCGTCAAATGTCCGACCTGCGGGAAGGAAGTCCGCTGGGTGCCGGAAAACCGCTTCCGGCCTTTCTGCTCCGAGCGCTGCAAGCAAATGGATCTCGGCGCATGGGCGGCCGAAAAGTACCGCATTGGCGGCGCCGACGACGAAACGCCGCCCGAAGACGCACCGCCCACGGATACGCGTCAATAG
- the mutT gene encoding 8-oxo-dGTP diphosphatase MutT, translating into MSAEGNAAKDASANARPVTEVAVGVLVQPDGRYLLAQRPEGKPYAGYWEFPGGKLEAGETVEAALARELHEELGIDVKACHLWHTLEHDYPHAYVRLFFCKVTEWTGEPHGREGQAFVWQSLPASVEPLLPATIPVLEWLAAE; encoded by the coding sequence ATGAGCGCCGAAGGCAATGCCGCAAAGGACGCGTCGGCCAATGCTCGCCCCGTGACGGAAGTCGCGGTGGGCGTGCTGGTGCAGCCCGATGGCCGCTATTTGCTCGCGCAGCGCCCCGAAGGCAAGCCGTATGCAGGCTACTGGGAGTTTCCGGGCGGCAAGCTGGAAGCGGGCGAGACGGTCGAAGCCGCGCTTGCGCGTGAATTGCACGAGGAACTGGGCATCGACGTGAAGGCGTGCCACCTGTGGCACACGCTCGAGCACGATTACCCGCATGCCTATGTGCGGCTCTTCTTCTGCAAGGTCACTGAGTGGACCGGCGAGCCGCATGGTCGTGAAGGCCAGGCGTTTGTCTGGCAGTCGTTGCCGGCGAGTGTCGAGCCGCTTTTGCCCGCGACGATCCCCGTGCTGGAGTGGCTGGCTGCCGAGTAA